Genomic DNA from Vanrija pseudolonga chromosome 3, complete sequence:
CCCAGGTGCCGAAGAGGGCCTCCTTGACgcggagctcgcgctcggtgagctctgggccgtgggcggcgcggcggaacGTCCAGGTGCGGGGCGCGCGGAagacgtcgtgctcgagctgggcgtaGTCGGATGGCGCGGCGTctgtgccgaggccgcggcgcgcgccagctcccTGGGGGTtacgctcggcgagcgtctcgaggccctcgggcgcgcgctcgccgtgtgCGCGCAGTGCGCCGGCCTTGAACTGCGCGTACGAGCGGAACTCGGGCTGGTACATCCTGAAGGCGGTCTCGAAGGCGCCGTGGATCTCGGACGGGTCGCGCATGAACGACGCAGCCTTGTGGTGCAGCCCCACGAGCCCGTTGAGCGTCGTGCCCGACGCCTTGCCATCCTCGAGGTAGGCCGTGTTCTTGGCGTGCGAGcgcggcttgggcggcgcgggcgttgATGGGcccgcgcgggcggcgttgAGGAGCGGGCGGGTGGCACCGCGGACTGATGTGCTTGCGCGCATGATTGTTTGTGTCGGCCCTGGTGTTGTTGAGCGTCAAGTCGTCGTCTCGATGATGGATCTCTCAGAAAAGTCGAAGAGGACCGGATCGCGACGGTGGGAGGCGGAGATGGAGGACCCAAATCAAATTTACACGTATTTGTTTCACAAAAGTTGAGATTATCACGCGGCACAAAGATTGTGATGAAGGTCAACTTTTGGATTTCTGGACACTTGTATCAgacatcctcgacgagctcgacagcagcgacaagAGACAGCAGtagcgacgagcacgccccGACGCACAGTCTACGCCGCCCGCCATGGAGAAGGTCCAGTTCCAGCTCGAGTCGACGCTCCCAGAGCTCAAGGACCTGTACGACAAGGGTCTCTTCTCAAAGGCAAGTgtgccggcggctgcggctaTGCCTGCAGCTTTGGctcagccgccgccgtcgacctcgccgtgtACCTCCCTAACCATTCCCAGTATGAGATCGACCAGATCACCAAGCGCCGCACGGCGTTCGAGACGGCCCTCATCCGCCGCGTGACCCGCAAGGACGATTTCTTCAAGTATGCCGAGTACGAGATCAACCTCGAGCACCTGCGCAAGGTCCGATGGAAGAAGCTCAGTGGGTAGATGAATCACGACGACAGCTGACAGCCAGAGTACCACATCAACACGCCCCCACCGTCGGCATCGACCTACTCGCTCCCCCGGCGCACGCTGTACATCCTCAagcgcgcgacggccaagTTCCCCGGCGACCTGGCAGTGTGGCTCGCGTACGTCGAGTACGCGGCGCGTGAGGGCATGtccaaggtcgtcgccaaggGCATCAACAGTGCACTCCAGCACCACCCTCTCTCGCCCACGCTCTACCTCCTGCAGTCGTACCACCACCTGCACCCGGGAGAGCCGCTGCCCCAGTCGATCATCCCGTCTACGTCGACGCTGGACCTGCCGTCGCAGACAAGCGAGGAcaagccgtcgtcggccttctcgctCGAGGGCACAGGACCCGCACGAACAACGCTCCTCCTGGGCCTGCGTATGATCCCCGGCTCGCACATCCTGTGGGGAGAGTacgtcaagctcgagctcggctggGTGGAAGCGCTCCGCCGACGATGGCGTGCACTCGGCATCGCAGCAAAACCTACAgagggtgccgacgacgcgtttGACGGCGATGTCGAAGCTCTGGCAGGTGGTGAGGGCGCGTTTGGAccagagggcgaggacgcaCGGAGAGCAATCCTGTCCGGCCAGCTGGTGGTGCACGCGCTTGAGTCGGGCCTGGGCAAGGTCTCGGGTACCGGCCACGAGAAGAACGAGGACGGGGATATTGTCAGCGGCATCGCGTTCCGCGAGGGTTTGTTGTCCCTGCTCAGGAGTTACCCCTCGCCATTGCGTACCAAGGCGCTGGGTGTGGTGTACGCCGATCTCGAGCGtgtggccgagggcggcggtgaggctGGTGCACAAGCGCGCGTGTTGTTACTCTCCCCCCCactcctcgaccgcgcgtACAACCCCGAGgtccgcgacgagggcggcctgGTTGTATCGgggcttgagctcgtcgacgcctaCGGCAAGATCGGAAAGGAAATCCGCTCGGCCGCCAAGACGGCCGGCCCTgcgttcctcgacgaggcgagcaaGTGGATCGTTGCGCGTATTGCCGCGGATATCGAGGGCAACAAAGACCTCAAGAGCTACCTCATTGGCACGACCAAGGCGCTCACCAGGGCGTCGCTGAAGGCGTCTCCTGCGACGCTGAATCGCTACCTTGGCTTGCTCGCCGACACCAACTCGGCCGAGTACTCGGCATCGGTACGGGAGTTTGCCGCGAGGTACCCCGCGAGCTCGGAGCTCCAGGCTCGTCTGGTCCAGGACCTTACttcgggcgacgaggacgccgctACTGTGCGCAAGGCGTGCgcggacgccgtcgcgcaggtTACCCGCTCGCAGCTTGATGCCGCGGGCCAGGAGACGGTCATCCAGCTGTGGAAGTTCTGGGCCAGGTGGGAGGACAAGCAGGAGAACAACGCCGCCCAGtggcgccggctgctgcgTGACTCGCTgcgtctcggcgctggcATCCCTGCTCTTCACCAGACCCTGCTTGCCGACTACTATGCGTCACAACTGCGCGCGGGCACCGCACCGtccaaggcgctcgacacggtcaTCAAGTCGTACCAGCCCACGCCGCTGTTCTTCGACCTGGCTttcgaggcgctcgacgagctgaaCGGCACGCAGGAGCCCCTGAGCAAGCTGTACGGCTCGTGGCGTGCCGCGTGCCGCACTGCCAGCGACCGCGTGGAGGCGGTCCTCGTGTGGGCGCAgtggctcgtcgagcacgccaagggacgcgctgcgcacgacgcggtcgcggcTGTGCTGAGCGAGGTCAAGGGAGACGAGGCGGCAtccggcgagctcgaggcgggctGGAAGgagatcctcgacgaggctgagcgggagcgcgaagaggcggacgaggatgTTGACATGAGCGGGAGCGAGGAGGGAAGtgaggagggcagcgaggaggaggacgacgaggaggaggataaggaggaggaggaggaggacgacgacgatgacgaggacggcgagagcggcgacctcgagatTGAGATGTAGGCGCCATACCATACATTGCATGCTATTTCTACTGGGCttgggcgatggcgaggggTGTGGCAGCTTGCGTGTGGTCAACAGCTGAATGATTCTGCCACCCGGGGCcccggccaccaccacacactTCTTTGGTCGCGTCAACTGCTGGAAGCCAACGTCAACAACGCGCAGTCTGCCTGTCACCCGACCCCACCCTCCCACCGCCACCATTCTCGCCCGGAACACGCTCCGCAGCTCAGGCGCAAAGGTACCTCCTCCGCGCGACctgggcgccgagctcgccgagctaGCGGAGGAGTGGACCGGACCGAGCGTGTTTGTCGACAGCTCAAAggggagcgcggcctcgcccaTCAGCGTCGCatcgagcccgtcgccgccgggcgcGCCAGTAACAGCGCCAGCCACGCCGTCCCGCCTTCGCGTCGTCCCCCGCTACTCGCCGctcgcgagcacggcgctcACCCCTCCCCGCCGTGACGCGCCGGCTCCGCGCGCACTCCACCCTTTCTTCCGGCGCCCggtcgccccgccgccgcgccagccgcgaTTTGTGGCCACTTACTCGTCCACATCGGAGAGCGGGAGCCAGGGCGACAGCAGCGTCTTCTCGAGCCAGGAGAGCCAGGACCCGCCGTCACCTACCCGCGTTGGCACAtacgccgacgagatcaCCGACGAGATGGTacgcctcgcgcttgcgccgcgccgggtcgcgccgccgcctgtgGCGCAGCCCGTTGCTGAGAAGGCTGTGGTCGTGCCCAGAGCGCGGGTGAGAGTTGTGTCTAAGCCCAAGGGCGGGGTTGTGGCCTTTGAAGCGGCCGAGCCAGCTCCAGAGCCGCCAGCAGAGGAAGCCGATGagcctgccgacgacgaggcggacgaag
This window encodes:
- the utp6 gene encoding U3 small nucleolar RNA-associated protein 6, with protein sequence MEKVQFQLESTLPELKDLYDKGLFSKATAAVDLAVYLPNHSQYEIDQITKRRTAFETALIRRVTRKDDFFKYAEYEINLEHLRKVRWKKLKYHINTPPPSASTYSLPRRTLYILKRATAKFPGDLAVWLAYVEYAAREGMSKVVAKGINSALQHHPLSPTLYLLQSYHHLHPGEPLPQSIIPSTSTLDLPSQTSEDKPSSAFSLEGTGPARTTLLLGLRMIPGSHILWGEYVKLELGWVEALRRRWRALGIAAKPTEGADDAFDGDVEALAGGEGAFGPEGEDARRAILSGQLVVHALESGLGKVSGTGHEKNEDGDIVSGIAFREGLLSLLRSYPSPLRTKALGVVYADLERVAEGGGEAGAQARVLLLSPPLLDRAYNPEVRDEGGLVVSGLELVDAYGKIGKEIRSAAKTAGPAFLDEASKWIVARIAADIEGNKDLKSYLIGTTKALTRASLKASPATLNRYLGLLADTNSAEYSASVREFAARYPASSELQARLVQDLTSGDEDAATVRKACADAVAQVTRSQLDAAGQETVIQLWKFWARWEDKQENNAAQWRRLLRDSLRLGAGIPALHQTLLADYYASQLRAGTAPSKALDTVIKSYQPTPLFFDLAFEALDELNGTQEPLSKLYGSWRAACRTASDRVEAVLVWAQWLVEHAKGRAAHDAVAAVLSEVKGDEAASGELEAGWKEILDEAEREREEADEDVDMSGSEEGSEEGSEEEDDEEEDKEEEEEDDDDDEDGESGDLEIEM